From the genome of Aspergillus fumigatus Af293 chromosome 1, whole genome shotgun sequence, one region includes:
- a CDS encoding mago nashi family protein, translating into MSNQNEPFYLRYYSGHSGRFGHEFLEFDFRTLGDGRSAAVRYANNSNYRNDSLIRKEMCVSSAMIQEVKRIIKESEIMKEDDSKWPQKNKDGRQELEIRLGNEHISFETAKIGSLVDVTESADPEGLRVFYYLVQDLKALIFSLISLHFKIKPI; encoded by the exons ATGTCGAACCAGAACGAGCCTTTTTATCTCCGCTACTA CTCAGGTCACTCTGGGCGGTTTGGGCATGAGTTTCTAG AATTTGATTTTCGGACCCTTGGCGATGGCCGAAGTGCCGCGGTTCGGTATGCGAACAATTCGAACTATCGCAACGACTCCCTGATCCGCAAAGAAA TGTGCGTGAGCTCGGCGATGATTCAGGAGGTCAAGCGCATTATCAAAGAAAGCGAGATCATGAA GGAGGACGATTCGAAATGGCCacagaagaacaaggatggACGGCAAGAGCTCGAGATCAGACTCGGAAACGAACATATCTCCTTTGAG ACCGCGAAAATCGGTTCGTTAGTAGATGTGACCGAGTCTGCAGACCCCGAGGGTCTCCGAGTTTTCTACTACCTCGTTCAGGATCTGAAAGCGCTCATATTTTCTCTCATCTCGCTCCATTTCAAG ATTAAGCCTATCTAA
- the sskB gene encoding uncharacterized protein yields the protein MDPGMHRHTLSSLGLGAPASPHSPSNWTKTPKKPCKMESPQDRKFRVLENPDIPNHDSDSSGSSDELLQQPYAMRANSTFPEIFEQAPPATTIASSPPPSHATGLPAWASTSGLRPRGSSVGAGAALDKVSPVDGLPLTDRDLRPQRPSGPARTPSNTYAPQRRPPQYISLQSDRQRSSSARRSSRRDPNAQYRAQEKAYVQRIRANPQAWYNHFDDAQNMGLTPGDSDLEEPSPSSEAPFEDDAYDPDIQLFLPDDNQPTLEELKNPKNQERLEWHSMLASVLRGDVVKQEKQRLLGSAETKRSAAQNNAIWLGVRAKTCGRSVALQRKLIEEARAGLGPLIEDIINFKIKGETEIGKSPIKQVEDIVQKIEECEMLYSTLKEFEAANPRVASEEYCSSREAVFAWHNTIALINTELAILQKWVGNDELDFSKPKVKSANSDLSDGSSFLDRIMKEDGLKTLQGEHNMLNGIGEVIKKAKTTLIENADSFAQRHLPPYIEELLTLINFPSRLIQEIIRVRLSYAKNMKDPAQQSPILIDQMIPQFQILMKVAVDIKQRYVDISRPEPGWDLPPCIDENFDSVVLDALKYYFRLLNWKLNVNKNTFKEAEILEQDWEFSNDIGRQLEGGDIEVAEQFSALTAKSLQRLMIHFERELTARPNEDPIDMDKRYKSVLDSTRIRQRKLYRFSRFLRQLFENATEYNISADIAYDFFEALLISDHFLVKSNASIGQKGVYLFAHRELWNRPTDIQAILATSFREEDVPKDSAHAPYILVIRPEKPLSWAGKEMQVDFLEQPTDVRLGKCRLVVEGTQQRLANARHELVQLTGMQLDMAIEQRANLGRVNVELNKIKKISFKLSMTIMDSVAIIKDQLKSRGIENTELIQSCYAFATEFGKRSSNYVDPNRRAMNSARLVELSLEWVSFICDDCDAADRKTFKWAVAALESAMAITSSRHLLSMDDSQFSQLRSKVAGCMSLLISHFDIMGARSSLAAQAEKQRVEERAGARKFGAGRILTDAEATKLVREQRLARLHDIEDKRVEEDAKRQALGRVLEGSNEADRSLAVLSSSATNVTLRWQQGQYIGGGTFGSVYAAINLDSNYLMAVKEIRLQDPQLIPKIAQQIRDEMGVLEVLDHPNIVSYHGIEVHRDKVYIFMEYCSGGSLASLLEHGRVEDETVIMVYALQLLEGLAYLHQAGIVHRDIKPENILLDHNGIIKYVDFGAAKIIARQGKTVVPMDAFTGPNHKDAALVPKDSQMAHQRGKNQKTMTGTPMYMSPEVIRGDTSRLIHRQGAVDIWSLGCVILEMATGRRPWSTLDNEWAIMYNIAQGNQPQLPSTDQLSELGIDFLRRCFECDPMKRPTAAELLQHEWIVSIRQQVVVEPQTPSSDGGSSSISSSNSCSRHNSTYM from the exons ATGGACCCCGGAATGCACCGCCACACCCTATCAAGTTTGGGGCTTGGAGCTCCCGcttctcctcattctccaTCCAACTGGACCAAAACTCCCAAAAAGCCATGCAAGATGGAGTCGCCTCAGGATCGTAAATTTCGAGTCTTGGAGAATCCAGACATTCCCAATCATGACTCGGATAGCTCAGGGTCATCCGACGAGCTTCTACAGCAGCCGTATGCAATGAGGGCCAATTCTACCTTTCCAGAGATCTTCGAGCAAGCTCCGCCAGCCACCACTATCGCTTCGTCCCCTCCCCCCTCGCACGCTACCGGCTTGCCAGCCTGGGCCAGCACATCAGGTCTACGCCCTCGTGGCTCCAGTGTCGGTGCAGGCGCTGCTCTCGACAAAGTCTCGCCTGTCGACGGCCTCCCACTAACCGATCGAGATTTGCGACCGCAACGCCCGTCTGGCCCTGCTAGGACCCCATCCAACACTTACGCTCCGCAGCGCCGTCCACCTCAATACATTAGCCTCCAGAGCGACCGCCAAAGGTCCTCATCGGCTAGGAGAAGTTCCCGACGTGATCCTAACGCGCAATACCGGGCGCAAGAAAAGGCGTATGTCCAACGCATTAGGGCAAATCCACAGGCGTGGTATAACCATTTCGACGATGCCCAGAATATGGGCCTGACACCTGGCGACTCGGACTTGGAGGAGCCTTCACCATCGTCAGAGGCTCCGTTCGAGGATGACGCATATGATCCTGACATCCAACTGTTCCTCCCGGATGATAACCAGCCGACGCTCGAGGAACTCAAGAACCCCAAGAACCAAGAAAGACTCGAGTGGCATTCTATGTTAGCCTCTGTCTTAAGAGGAGATGTTGTCAAACAGGAGAAACAAAGATTGCTTGGCTCGGCGGAGACAAAGAGGTCCGCGGCTCAGAACAATGCGATCTGGTTGGGGGTTCGAGCTAAGACATGCGGCCGAAGTGTTGCCTTACAACGAAAACTCATTGAGGAAGCTAGAGCTGGACTTGGGCCTCTCATTGAAGATATCATCAATTTTAAAATCAAGGGTGAGACTGAGATTGGCAAGTCGCCTATCAAGCAGGTCGAGGACATTGTTCAAAAGATCGAGGAATGTGAGATGCTGTACTCTACACTTAAAGAGTTCGAAGCTGCAAACCCTCGAGTGGCATCGGAGGAATACTGTTCAAGCCGCGAGGCTGTCTTTGCATGGCACAACACTATCGCTCTCATCAACACCGAACTGGCGATTCTGCAAAAGTGGGTAGGCAATGATGAGCTTGATTTCAGCAAACCCAAGGTCAAATCCGCCAACAGCGATCTCTCAGACGGATCGTCATTCCTCGATCGCATTATGAAGGAAGACGGTCTCAAGACCCTACAAGGAGAGCACAATATGCTTAACGGCATTGGCGAAGTGATCAAGAAAGCAAAAACTACGCTGATTGAAAACGCGGACTCATTCGCCCAAAGACATCTACCTCCATACATCGAAGAGCTTCTCACCCTGATCAATTTTCCCTCGCGCCTCATCCAAGAGATCATTCGCGTTCGCTTATCTTACGCCAAGAACATGAAGGACCCTGCCCAGCAATCACCGATTCTCATCGATCAGATGATCCCGCAGTTTCAGATACTGATGAAAGTCGCTGTTGACATCAAACAACGCTATGTAGACATATCAAGGCCCGAGCCCGGATGGGATTTACCGCCTTGCATTGATGAGAACTTCGACTCAGTCGTATTGGATGCCTTGAAATACTACTTTCGCCTTCTGAATTGGAAATTGAACGTGAATAAAAATACATTCAAGGAAGCTGAAATCCTGGAGCAGGACTGGGAGTTTTCGAACGACATTGGTCGCCAACTCGAAGGTGGTGACATCGAGGTCGCTGAACAATTCAG TGCTCTGACAGCTAAGTCACTTCAACGCCTAATGATCCATTTTGAGCGTGAGTTGACGGCACGACCAAATGAAGATCCGATCGACATGGATAAGAGATACAAAAGTGTGCTCGACTCCACCAGAATCAGACAACGGAAGCTATATCGATTCTCCCGCTTTCTGCGTCAATTGTTTGAAAACGCTACTGAATACAATATCTCGGCTGATATCGCGTACGACTTCTTCGAAGCGTTGCTTATTTCGGATCATTTTCTGGTGAAGTCAAACGCCTCTATCGGCCAGAAAGGTGTCTACCTCTTCGCGCATCGTGAGCTGTGGAACAGACCTACAGATATTCAAGCTATCCTTGCGACCTCGTTTCGGGAGGAAGATGTACCCAAGGACTCCGCGCACGCACCGTATATTCTGGTCATCCGGCCTGAAAAGCCTCTGTCCTGGGCTGGTAAGGAGATGCAGGTTGATTTCCTGGAACAGCCTACGGATGTCAGACTTGGCAAATGTCGTCTTGTAGTTGAAGGAACGCAGCAACGACTCGCTAATGCTCGGCATGAGCTGGTCCAGCTAACGGGCATGCAACTGGATATGGCTATTGAACAACGGGCGAACCTTGGACGAGTCAACGTGGAGTTGAACAAGATTAAGAAAATATCATTCAAGCTTTCTATGACTATCATGGACAGCGTTGCAATCATCAAAGATCAATTGAAATCGAGAGGCATAGAGAACACGGAGCTTATCCAATCTTGTTATGCTTTCGCAACAGAGTTTGGCAAGCGTTCCTCGAACTATGTCGACCCTAACCGACGTGCTATGAATAGCGCTAGACTTGTCGAACTATCACTGGAATGGGTTTCGTTCATTTGCGATGACTGCGATGCCGCTGACCGAAAGACATTTAAATGGGCCGTAGCTGCCCTTGAATCCGCGATGgccatcacctcctccagaCACCTTCTATCAATGGACGATTCCCAATTCAGTCAGTTAAGGTCGAAGGTGGCCGGATGCATGTCGTTGCTGATTTCTCACTTCGATATCATGGGTGCCCGTTCCTCTCTTGCAGCACAAGCGGAGAAGCAGCGCGTGGAGGAGCGCGCGGGAGCCCGGAAATTTGGCGCTGGCCGAATCCTTACAGATGCAGAAGCTACAAAACTTGTTCGCGAGCAACGTTTGGCTCGCTTGCATGATATCGAAGACAAGcgagtggaagaagacgccAAGCGCCAGGCCCTCGGAAGAGTACTTGAAGGGTCCAATGAGGCTGACCGATCTCTTGCAGTCCTCTCGTCCTCTGCGACCAACGTTACGCTTAGATGGCAGCAAGGCCAATACATCGGAGGTGGTACTTTCGGATCTGTCTATGCCGCCATCAACCTCGACAGCAACTATCTCATGGCGGTCAAGGAAATTCGTCTTCAAGACCCTCAACTTATTCCAAAGATTGCCCAACAGATCCGGGACGAAATGGGAGTATTGGAGGTCCTTGATCACCCTAACATTGTCTCCTACCATGGTATCGAGGTTCATCGAGACAAAGTCTATATCTTCATGGAGTATTGCTCTGGCGGATCTCTGGCCAGTTTGCTTGAGCATGGTCGTGTGGAAGATGAGACAGTCATCATGGTCTATGCTCTACAACTTCTCGAAGGATTGGCATATCTCCACCAAGCCGGCATTGTCCACCGCGACATTAAGCCCGAGAACATCCTTCTCGACCATAACGGCATTATCAAGTATGTCGATTTTGGCGCTGCCAAAATTATTGCGCGCCAGGGCAAGACCGTAGTTCCGATGGATGCCTTCACCGGACCTAATCACAAGGATGCTGCTCTCGTTCCCAAGGACTCCCAAATGGCGCATCAGCGGGGCAAAAACCAAAAGACAATGACCGGTACACCAATGTACATGTCTCCTGAAGTGATTCGCGGCGATACTTCCAGGTTAATCCACCGTCAGGGAGCGGTCGACATCTGGTCATTGGGCTGTGTGATCTTGGAGATGGCCACCGGTCGCCGACCATGGTCTACCCTAGACAACGAGTGGGCGATTATGTACAACATTGCTCAGGGAAATCAGCCTCAGCTACCTTCAACCGATCAACTCAGCGAATTGGGCATTGATTTCCTCCGCCGTTGTTTCGAATGTGATCCCATGAAGCGACCCACAGCCGCGGAGCTGCTACAGCATGAATGGATTGTCTCTATCCGGCAACAGGTTGTCGTTGAGCCTCAAACCCCGAGCAGTGACGGCGGCAGTAGCAGCATTAGCAGCTCCAATTCATGCAGCCGTCATAATTCCACATATATGTAG
- a CDS encoding GID4/VID24 family protein has product MPTPSDNTSPLNVASITEDISTHTTCPPEVERLSSWRDSPEPSATESDVPDNASSPSIRSAHTLLTAQPDGTINQSNTDVSGVASGHTAPEKGTMRSDDEVALGRLSPTRGTASSAKPTSTVASPSTASLLSYEFSNVRLLPNYTSSYLRPGSKFTGTQQSDRQVYNVDVEIKHVDMAESYLCGYLRIQGLTEDHPTLTTFFEGEIIGTKHTFKTRNEAWGATEKTDMHHWARFPAWRPLAKQAKKPDFTYWNFAEREHIFMRWKEYFLVPDHRVRTISGASFEGFYYICFNQIEGSVTGIYFHAKSEKYQQLELKHVEDHGCTPAMEFR; this is encoded by the exons ATGCCGACACCGAGTGACAACACATCTCCTCTGAACGTTGCATCAATCACCGAGGACATATCTACTCATACAACCTGCCCACCTGAAGTTGAGCGATTGTCCTCTTGGAGAGACTCTCCGGAGCCCTCTGCCACGGAGAGCGATGTCCCCGACAATGCTTCGTCACCTTCCATTCGATCAGCGCATACCCTCTTGACTGCCCAACCTGATGGAACCATCAATCAGTCCAACACAGATGTCTCAGGAGTTGCATCCGGCCATACCGCTCCTGAAAAAGGCACGATGAGATCCGATGACGAAGTTGCATTGGGCAGATTGAGCCCTACGAGGGGAACAGCAAGCTCCGCAAAGCCAACGTCGACTGTTGCATCGCCATCCACTGCTTCACTTCTAAGTTATGAATTTTCTAATGTTCGG CTTCTTCCTAATTATACCTCTTCTTATCTTCGCCCTGGAAGCAAGTTCACTGGTACACAACAGTCCGACCGCCAAGTGTACAACGTCGACGTGGAGATCAAACATGTCGATATGGCTGAGTCTTACCTCTGCGGCTATCTTCGTATCCAAG GTCTTACCGAGGATCATCCTACTCTGACAACGTTCTTCGAAGGAGAAATCATTGGTACCAAACACACTTTCAAGACCAGAAATGAAGCGTGGGGTGCGACGGAGAAGACCGACATGCACCATTGGGCCAGATTTCCTGCCTGGCGGCCTCTTGCCAAACAGGCGAAGAAGCCTGATTTCACCTACTGGAACTTCGCAGAGCGTGAGCACATATTCATGCGATGGAAAGAGTACTTTCTTGTTCCTGATCATCGGGTGAGAACGATCTCAGGCGCGAGCTTCGAGGGCTTCTATTACATATGCTTCAACCAAATAGAAGGAAGTGTGACTGGCATTTACTTTCATGCGAAGAGTGAGAA ATACCAGCAGCTTGAACTGAAACACGTTGAAGATCATGGCTGCACTCCTGCAATGGAGTTCCGTTGA
- a CDS encoding ribosomal RNA processing 1 family protein gives MSNLQKTPFVKELASSDRRTRDKATESLTLFLRSKTDLTLLDLLKLWKGLFFCFYHSDRPLTQQALARNLSYTLVPTLPRQTLHRFLRAFWITIGRDFHSLDRLRLDKYLYLIRCYVGVAFEIFLKGNKGEQQQSTHTNGASKKRKREEQTAAGKKKRSKADKEDEARDEADVEEGQDGEGDWAELESYMTIIEEGPLCPLNFDPDQPPADEKNPNYVPMPHGPDGLRYHLLDIWIDEIEKVLEFEEGETQDGSSRKVKGQVPMELLLRPIEKLRKESPFKPVRTRAAETLNDDRLVQWGFKTREVEEEDGDDDSEQEWGGFADD, from the exons ATGAGCAATTTGCAAAAGACTCCTTTTGTCAAGGAGCTCGCCTCCAGCG ACAGGCGCACACGCGACAAGGCAACTGAATCCCTgactctcttcctccgctcCAAAACCGACCTCACcctcctcgaccttctcAAGCTTTGGAAaggcctcttcttct GCTTCTACCACTCCGACCGTCCCCTCACACAACAAGCCCTCGCCCGCAACCTCTCGTACACGCTCGTCCCGACTCTCCCGCGGCAGACACTCCACCGCTTCCTGCGCGCGTTCTGGATCACCATCGGGAGGGACTTCCACTCGCTGGACCGTTTGCGGCTCGATAAATATCTCTACCTGATCCGCTGCTACGTAGGCGTGGCATTCGAGATCTTCCTCAAGGGGAACAAGGGGGAGCAGCAGCAATCCACACATACCAACGGAGCCAGcaaaaagcgcaagcgcgAAGAACAAACCGCGgcggggaagaagaagcgctcGAAAGCAGACAAGGAGGACGAAGCGCGTGATGAAGCggatgtggaggagggaCAGGATGGCGAGGGTGACTGGGCCGAGCTCGAGTCATACATGACCATCATCGAGGAAGGGCCTCTGTGCCCGCTCAATTTCGACCCGGATCAGCCCCCTGCCGATGAGAAGAACCCGAACTATGTGCCTATGCCCCATGGCCCGGATGGGCTTCGCTACCACTTGCTGGATATCTGGATTGATGAGATAGAAAAAGTGCTTGAGTTCGAGGAGGGGGAGACACAAGATGGTTCTTCGCGGAAAGTCAAGGGTCAGGTTCCCATGGAACTCCTACTGCGCCCCATTGAGAAGCTGCGCAAGGAGAGTCCCTTTAAGCCTGTGAGAACAAGAGCGGCAGAAACCTTAAACGACGACCGATTGGTTCAGTGGGGATTCAAGACTAGGGaagttgaggaggaggatggcgacgatgataGTGAGCAGGAATGGGGTGGTTTCGCCGACGATTGA
- a CDS encoding coatomer subunit beta: protein MASFLENAYSLVHLDNTADQPTVQELKLQLEKGNDETKVETMKRIITIMLNGDPMSQLLMHIIRFVMPSKSKPLKKLLYFYYEICPKHDANGKLKQEMILVCNGIRNDLQHPNEYIRGNTLRFLCKLREPELIEPLLSSARSCLEHRHAYVRKNAVWAVASIFQHSESLIPDAPELIQTFLESETDSTCKRNAFAALMSISHQKALEYLGTTFDSIPNTDELLQLAELEFIRKDAVQNTQNKGKYLRLIFDLLEASTSTVVYEAATSLTALTSNPVAVKAAAGKLIELCIKEADNNVKLIVLDRVDQLRSRNEGVLDDLTMEILRVLSSPDIDVRRKALGIALEMVSSKNVEEVVMLLKKELGKTVDEQYEKNSEYRQLLIQSIHHCAIKFSEIAASVVDLLMDFIADFNNNSAVDVISFVKEVVEKFPKLRASIVDRLVSTLSEVRAGKVYRGVLWVVGEYSLEEKDIREAWKRIRSSLGEIPILASEQRLLDEVPDETALKEQVNGHTKPSAPTGSRKVLADGTYATESALTSESAAAARLEAVKAAQKPPLRQLILDGDYYLATVLSSTLTKLVMRHSEVSQDVARTNALRAEAMLIMISIIRVGQSQFVKAPIDEDSIDRIMCCVRSLSEFSQRKELETTFLEDTRKAFRDMVQVEDKKRAAKEAVEKAKTAVQVDDAIPIRQFTKKSGLEGAEEMELDLAKATGGDSTVETVASKLSRVVQLTGFSDPVYAEAYVTVHQFDIVLDVLLVNQTLETLQNLSVEFATLGDLKVVERPTTHNLGPRDFLNVQATVKVSSTDTGVIFGNIVYDGASSTETHVVILNDIHADIMDYIQPAHCTETQFRTMWTEFEWENKVNINSKAKSLREFLKQLMESTNMACLTPEASLKGDCRFLSANLYARSVFGEDALANLSIEKEGEDGPITGFVRIRSRSQGLALSLGSLKGLKASTA, encoded by the exons ATGGCGTCATTTCTGGAAAATGCTTACAGCTTGGTCCATTTGGACAATACTGCTGATCAACCAACTGTACAGGAGCTGAAATTGCAACTAGAGAAGGGCAATGATGAGACGAAGGTGGAAACAATGAAGCGGATCATCACAATCATGCTCAATGGCGATCCGATGTCCCAACTCCTCATGCACATCATTCGCTTTGTTATGCCGTCGAAGAGCAAGCCTCTCAAGAAGTTACTTTACTTCTACTACGAAATCTGCCCGAAGCACGATGCCAATGGTAAACTCAAGCAGGAGATGATCTTGGTGTG CAATGGTATTCGCAATGACCTCCAACACCCCAATGAATACATTCGAGGCAACACTCTCCGCTTTCTATGTAAGCTCCGTGAACCGGAGCTCATCGAACCTCTCCTCTCGTCCGCACGCTCATGCCTCGAACATCGCCACGCATATGTTAGAAAAAATGCAGTTTGGGCCGTGGCTTCCATTTTCCAACACTCCGAGTCTCTAATCCCAGACGCGCCAGAGTTGATTCAAACATTCCTCGAATCCGAGACTGATAGTACATGCAAGCGCAATGCATTCGCTGCTTTGATGTCCATCAGCCACCAGAAGGCTCTTGAATACCTGGGCACAACTTTTGACAGCATTCCCAACACTGATGAACTACTTCAACTGGCGGAGCTTGAGTTCATCAGGAAGGATGCGGTTCAGAACACTCAGAACAAG GGAAAATACTTGCGTCTCATCTTTGACCTACTAGAGGCGTCGACAAGTACAGTGGTATACGAAGCCGCAACGTCGCTCACGGCTCTAACCAGTAACCCAGTGGCCGTAAAAGCTGCGGCAGGCAAATTGATCGAACTCTGCATCAAGGAAGCCGACAACAATGTCAAGCTCATTGTACTCGACAGAGTTGATCAGCTTAGAAGTCGCAATGAGGGCGTTTTGGATGATCTTACCATGGAAATTCTTCGGGTTCTTTCGAGCCCTGACATTGATGTTCGGCGCAAAGCGCTCGGTATCGCCTTGGAAATGGTCTCTAGCAAGAATGTTGAGGAGGTCGTCAtgctgctgaagaaggaacTAGGCAAGACGGTAGATGAGCAGTACGAGAAG AATAGTGAATATCGTCAGCTCTTGATCCAGTCGATACACCATTGTGCCATCAAGTTCTCCGAGATTGCTGCTAGCGTCGTCGACCTCCTGATGGATTTCATTGCGGACTTTAACAATAACTCAGCTGTCGACGTGATCTCATTTGTGAAGGAAGTTGTAGAAAAATTCCCTAAACTTCGTGCTTCTATCGTCGACCGCCTCGTTTCTACTTTGAGCGAAGTTCGTGCTGGAAAGGTCTACCGTGGTGTACTGTGGGTTGTTGGAGAATATTCCttggaggagaaagacatCCGTGAGGCCTGGAAGCGGATCCGGTCTAGCCTTGGAGAAATTCCCATTTTGGCTTCTGAACAACGGCTCCTTGACGAGGTGCCCGATGAGACTGCACTCAAAGAGCAAGTCAACGGCCATACCAAGCCTTCAGCTCCGACTGGTTCTCGAAAGGTGCTGGCCGATGGCACGTATGCGACTGAGAGTGCTTTGACTAGCGAgtccgccgctgccgctAGACTTGAGGCAGTCAAGGCTGCTCAAaagcctcctcttcgtcagtTGATCCTCGACGGTGACTACTACCTTGCTACCGTTCTCTCCTCGACGTTAACGAAACTTGTAATGCGCCACTCGGAGGTCTCGCAGGACGTCGCTCGGACGAACGCACTACGCGCTGAAGCGATGTTGATCATGATCTCTATTATCCGCGTCGGACAGTCTCAGTTTGTCAAGGCTCCCATTGACGAAGATTCTATTGATCGTATCATGTGCTGCGTGCGCTCTCTCAGTGAGTTCTCTCAAAGAAAGGAGTTGGAGACTACCTTCCTGGAAGACACACGTAAAGCATTCCGTGATATGGTACAGGTGGAAGATAAGAAGCGTGCGGCCAAGGAAGCTgttgagaaggccaagaCTGCTGTTCAGGTTGACGATGCGATTCCCATCCGGCAGTTCACCAAGAAGTCTGGTCTTGAGGGtgcagaggaaatggaaCTTGACCTGGCCAAGGCTACTGGCGGCGATTCGACAGTGGAGACTGTGGCCTCGAAGTTGAGCCGAGTTGTGCAACTTACCGGCTTCTCGGACCCAGTCTACGCCGAGGCTTATGTCACCGTTCATCAGTTTGACATTGTTCTCGATGTGCTCCTTGTCAACCAGACTCTCGAGACCCTGCAGAACCTGTCTGTTGAGTTTGCCACTCTTGGTGATCTGAAGGTAGTTGAGCGTCCCACCACACACAACCTGGGACCTCGTGACTTTTTGAACGTACAGGCTACAGTCAAGGTGTCATCCACAGATACGGGTGTCATCTTCGGCAACATTGTATATGATGGAGCGAGCTCGACTGAAACCCATGTTGTCATTCTTAATGATATCCATGCAGATATCATGGATTACATCCAGCCCGCTCACTGCACCGAGACTCAATTCCGGACTATGTGGACCGAGTTCGAGTGGGAGAACAAGGTCAACATCAACTCCAAGGCGAAGAGCCTTCGCGAGTTCCTCAAGCAACTCATGGAGAGCACCAACATGGCTTGCTTGACTCCAGAAGCTTCACTCAAGGGAGATTGCCGGTTCCTGAGCGCCAATCTGTATGCCCGAAGCGTATTCG GGGAGGACGCACTTGCAAATCTGAGCATCGAgaaggagggcgaggatggtCCGATTACAGGATTCGTACGGATAAGAAGCCGTTCCCAGGGTCTTGCTTTGAGCCTAGGATCGCTGAAGGGCCTGAAGGCTTCAACGGCATGA